One stretch of Cohnella algarum DNA includes these proteins:
- the trmFO gene encoding FADH(2)-oxidizing methylenetetrahydrofolate--tRNA-(uracil(54)-C(5))-methyltransferase TrmFO, translating to MTTKTTVTVVGAGLAGSEAAWQIAAQGVPVTLYEMRPQRQTPAHHTSQFAELVCSNSLRANGLTNAVGVLKEEMRRLDSLILSAADRHAVPAGGALAVDRDGFSGEVTARLREHPLVTVVQDEVTRIPQDGIAVIATGPLTSPELSEQIRELLGEEYFYFFDAAAPIVEKDSIDMSKVFLASRYDKGEAAYLNCPMNEEEFEIFYEALTTAETAEVKDFEKSMVFEGCMPIEVMAGRGKQTMLFGPLKPVGLIDPRTGKQPYAVIQLRQDNAAGTLYNLVGFQTHLKWGEQKRVFSLIPGLENAEFVRYGVMHRNTFLNSPKLLRPTYQSNVRETLFFAGQMTGVEGYVESAASGLVAGINAGRLARGLAPVVPPQATTLGSMSHYITTADFRHFQPMNANFGLFPPLERRIRGKKEKNEAIAARALEQIESFKSELASGAGFAT from the coding sequence TTGACGACGAAAACGACCGTGACGGTCGTCGGAGCGGGACTTGCGGGCAGCGAAGCGGCTTGGCAAATCGCCGCGCAAGGCGTTCCCGTCACGTTATACGAGATGCGGCCGCAGCGGCAGACGCCGGCGCATCATACGAGCCAATTCGCCGAGCTGGTGTGCAGCAACAGCTTGCGGGCGAACGGGCTGACCAATGCGGTAGGCGTGTTGAAGGAAGAAATGAGGCGGCTCGATTCGCTCATCCTGTCGGCGGCGGATCGCCACGCGGTGCCCGCGGGCGGAGCGCTTGCGGTGGACCGGGACGGGTTTTCCGGCGAGGTCACGGCAAGGCTGCGGGAGCACCCGCTCGTGACCGTCGTGCAGGACGAGGTGACGCGAATCCCGCAGGACGGCATCGCGGTCATCGCCACGGGGCCGCTCACGTCGCCGGAGCTTTCGGAGCAAATCCGGGAGCTGCTCGGGGAAGAGTACTTTTATTTTTTCGACGCCGCCGCTCCGATCGTGGAGAAGGATTCTATCGACATGAGCAAGGTGTTCCTCGCGTCGCGGTATGACAAGGGCGAAGCGGCCTACTTGAACTGCCCGATGAACGAGGAGGAGTTCGAGATTTTTTACGAGGCGCTCACGACGGCCGAAACGGCGGAAGTGAAGGACTTCGAGAAAAGCATGGTGTTCGAAGGCTGCATGCCGATCGAGGTGATGGCCGGGCGCGGCAAGCAGACGATGCTGTTCGGGCCGCTCAAGCCCGTGGGACTGATCGATCCGCGAACGGGCAAGCAGCCTTACGCGGTCATCCAGCTTCGCCAGGACAACGCGGCGGGCACGCTGTACAACCTGGTCGGGTTTCAGACGCATCTGAAATGGGGAGAGCAGAAACGGGTGTTCTCGCTTATCCCGGGGCTCGAGAACGCCGAATTCGTGCGCTACGGAGTCATGCACCGCAATACGTTTTTGAATTCGCCGAAGCTTCTCCGCCCGACGTACCAGTCCAACGTCCGCGAAACGCTGTTTTTCGCGGGGCAAATGACGGGCGTCGAAGGCTATGTCGAGTCCGCGGCTTCGGGACTTGTCGCGGGCATCAACGCGGGAAGGCTCGCCCGGGGGCTGGCGCCGGTCGTACCGCCCCAGGCGACGACGCTCGGCAGCATGTCGCATTACATTACGACCGCGGATTTTCGCCATTTTCAACCGATGAACGCCAACTTTGGCTTGTTTCCACCGCTGGAGCGGCGAATTCGCGGCAAAAAGGAAAAGAACGAGGCCATTGCGGCCAGGGCGCTCGAACAAATCGAAAGCTTCAAGTCCGAATTGGCAAGCGGCGCCGGTTTCGCGACTTGA
- the hslV gene encoding ATP-dependent protease subunit HslV encodes MDMSFHATTICAVRHNGKGAIAGDGQVTFGNSMVMKHTAKKVRRLYRGQVLAGFAGSVADAITLFEKFEGKLEEHHGNLQRAAVELAKDWRSDRVLRKLEAMMIVVDATGMLLLSGNGEVIEPDDGILAIGSGGSFALAAARALQRFSPQLEAKEIARNALQIASEICVYTNDNLIVEEI; translated from the coding sequence ATGGATATGAGCTTTCACGCCACGACGATTTGCGCGGTGAGGCATAACGGAAAAGGCGCGATCGCCGGCGACGGGCAAGTCACGTTCGGCAACAGCATGGTCATGAAGCACACCGCCAAGAAGGTGCGCCGGCTGTACCGGGGACAAGTGCTGGCCGGATTCGCGGGATCGGTCGCCGACGCGATTACGCTGTTCGAGAAATTCGAGGGAAAGCTCGAGGAGCATCACGGCAATCTGCAGCGGGCGGCGGTGGAGCTCGCGAAAGACTGGCGTTCCGACCGCGTGCTGCGCAAGCTCGAGGCGATGATGATCGTCGTGGACGCGACCGGAATGCTGCTCCTTTCCGGCAACGGGGAAGTGATCGAGCCGGACGACGGAATTCTCGCGATCGGTTCCGGCGGGAGCTTCGCGCTGGCGGCGGCTCGCGCCCTGCAGCGGTTCTCGCCCCAACTGGAAGCGAAAGAAATCGCGCGCAACGCGCTGCAAATCGCCTCGGAAATTTGCGTGTATACGAACGACAACCTGATCGTCGAAGAAATTTGA
- the codY gene encoding GTP-sensing pleiotropic transcriptional regulator CodY, whose amino-acid sequence MTLLGKTRTLNTLLQKAAGKPLNFREMAEVLGETLQGGVFVVSRRGKVLGAAPSQDFPEAWLRQEESDELRFPNETNDRFLRIVETESNASPSEMLVPVEAAFNGQIVTIVPIIGGGDRLGTLVLARENRQFGDDDLILAEYGSTIIGMEILRERAEERELEARGKAVVTIAVNSLSFSELEAVEHILEELEGKEGLLVASKIADRAGITRSVIVNALRKLESAGVIDTRSLGMKGTYIRILNSRLQDELASRKL is encoded by the coding sequence ATGACGTTGCTCGGAAAAACCCGTACGCTGAATACGCTGCTTCAAAAGGCGGCGGGAAAACCGCTTAACTTCCGCGAGATGGCGGAGGTGCTGGGCGAGACGCTGCAGGGCGGCGTTTTCGTCGTCAGCAGAAGGGGAAAAGTGCTCGGGGCCGCCCCGTCCCAGGACTTTCCCGAAGCGTGGCTTAGGCAGGAAGAATCAGACGAATTGCGGTTTCCGAACGAGACGAACGATCGATTTTTGCGAATCGTCGAAACGGAATCCAACGCTTCCCCGTCTGAAATGCTCGTTCCGGTAGAGGCCGCGTTCAATGGTCAAATCGTGACTATCGTCCCGATTATCGGCGGCGGAGACCGCCTGGGGACCCTTGTTCTCGCCCGGGAAAACCGGCAGTTCGGCGATGACGATCTCATCCTGGCGGAGTATGGCTCGACCATTATCGGGATGGAAATTTTGCGCGAGCGGGCCGAAGAGCGGGAGCTGGAGGCGCGCGGGAAAGCAGTCGTTACGATCGCGGTCAATTCGCTTTCGTTCAGCGAGCTTGAGGCCGTGGAGCATATTTTGGAGGAATTGGAAGGCAAGGAAGGGCTTCTCGTCGCTTCCAAAATCGCCGACCGCGCCGGCATTACGCGATCCGTCATCGTCAATGCGCTGCGCAAGCTGGAGAGCGCCGGAGTCATCGACACGCGATCGCTGGGCATGAAAGGCACCTATATCCGCATATTGAACTCCCGATTGCAAGATGAGCTGGCCTCGCGAAAACTTTAA
- the flgB gene encoding flagellar basal body rod protein FlgB: MDLLSGASFQRLEGAVKAATLRQQVLANNIANVDTPNFKRSDVVFEELLSQAMGTGAEQGISGIRTDPRHIPIGASGAIPAAQVVTDGTTAITNSLNNVDIDKEMSTLAANQLRYNLMIQQINHDISMYRIGIKGQ; the protein is encoded by the coding sequence ATGGATTTATTGAGCGGCGCTTCGTTTCAAAGGCTCGAAGGAGCCGTCAAAGCCGCTACTCTCCGGCAGCAGGTGCTGGCCAACAACATCGCCAATGTCGATACGCCGAATTTCAAGCGGTCCGACGTTGTGTTCGAGGAACTGTTGTCGCAGGCTATGGGAACCGGAGCGGAACAGGGCATTTCCGGCATCCGGACCGATCCGAGACATATCCCAATCGGGGCATCGGGCGCCATTCCGGCCGCGCAGGTCGTAACGGACGGCACGACGGCCATCACCAATAGCTTGAACAACGTCGATATCGACAAGGAAATGTCCACGCTCGCAGCCAATCAGCTTCGCTACAACCTGATGATTCAGCAGATCAACCACGACATTTCGATGTACCGGATCGGCATCAAGGGGCAATGA
- the flgC gene encoding flagellar basal body rod protein FlgC, with protein MKLAGFDISATALTAQRLRMDVISSNIANAETTRASYVNGEFVPYRRKMVVVEPSETSFSDMLNNQLGTLANQGVKVTAITEDQTPFKTVYNPSHPDANADGMVSMPNVDILKEMVDMISATRSYEASVTALNASKAMFTKSLEIGRG; from the coding sequence TTGAAGCTTGCGGGATTTGATATCAGCGCGACCGCCCTCACGGCTCAGCGATTGAGAATGGATGTCATATCGTCTAACATTGCCAATGCCGAAACGACGAGAGCCTCATATGTCAATGGGGAATTTGTCCCATATCGCCGTAAAATGGTCGTCGTCGAACCGAGCGAAACGAGCTTTAGCGATATGCTGAACAATCAACTCGGAACGCTCGCCAATCAAGGAGTCAAAGTGACGGCGATCACCGAAGACCAGACTCCGTTCAAGACGGTGTACAACCCTTCTCATCCGGACGCGAACGCGGACGGAATGGTGAGCATGCCGAACGTGGATATTTTGAAGGAAATGGTCGACATGATTTCGGCAACGCGTTCCTACGAAGCGAGCGTTACGGCGCTCAACGCTTCCAAAGCGATGTTTACGAAGTCGCTGGAAATAGGGCGCGGCTAA
- the fliE gene encoding flagellar hook-basal body complex protein FliE → MIQNHLIGAVGQAASGIPFASKPTTTPAEATESFASFLKSALDGVAAQEANVHKVNDAFIIGEADVNEVMIAASKASLSLELTSQVRNKVIEAYQEIMRMSV, encoded by the coding sequence ATGATTCAAAACCATTTGATCGGGGCAGTGGGGCAAGCGGCATCCGGCATTCCCTTCGCGAGCAAGCCGACGACGACGCCAGCGGAGGCGACGGAGAGCTTTGCCTCATTTTTGAAATCGGCGCTGGACGGCGTTGCCGCCCAGGAAGCCAACGTACATAAAGTAAACGACGCTTTTATTATCGGCGAAGCCGACGTAAACGAAGTGATGATCGCTGCTTCCAAAGCCTCGCTTAGTTTGGAGCTGACTTCCCAAGTCCGCAACAAGGTGATAGAAGCCTACCAGGAAATTATGCGGATGTCGGTATAG
- the fliF gene encoding flagellar basal-body MS-ring/collar protein FliF: MSERWARIREKWLSFWNQYSKKQKWMLASSAAFLVITIIVLTYVFTRTEYELAFQDLDSADAAAITEYLDGSGIPYKLGSGGTSISVPSADASKVKIAVGSQGLVQNGSLGFAEMSNNSSMIGTTDQEFEVKYRNALNGEIQQLLLGMQGIQKAKVLVNLPEESVFLNDSERERATASVMLTFKPSFRPSQEEIDSYFNLVKTSVPNLSVEDITITSQNSQLTPSAAIGGTGAVSGTLLDQQFEVQRKFENGIKNNIQQFLSTLVGMDSMVVSVVSSLNFDQKTMQEQLVQPLENNDNRGIIISESNTSESYEGTDGAAGGVAGTGETDITNYPSGGGSTGTTSERTSTTTNYEPSRVTTNTTFAPYQVKDLSVSVALDSSKVTPETQQAIQQKLVNDVRTLLADSGQDLSAEAMANRVSVITQTFDAAADESSGISASTYWLAGLGVLALALLAGGGYFVYRRRKAAREAEAVPEDVPRVELPTIDIDSVSSESQVRKQLEGLAKRKPDEFVNLLRTWLVDE; the protein is encoded by the coding sequence GTGAGCGAGAGATGGGCCCGGATCCGGGAGAAGTGGTTAAGCTTTTGGAACCAGTACAGCAAGAAGCAGAAATGGATGCTGGCTTCATCGGCTGCTTTTTTGGTCATTACGATCATTGTATTGACTTACGTATTTACGAGGACCGAATACGAGCTGGCGTTTCAGGATTTGGACAGCGCCGATGCGGCGGCCATTACCGAGTATTTGGACGGAAGCGGCATCCCGTACAAGCTTGGCAGCGGGGGCACGAGCATTTCCGTTCCGAGCGCCGACGCCTCCAAAGTCAAAATCGCCGTTGGCTCCCAAGGTCTCGTTCAAAACGGTTCGTTGGGTTTTGCGGAGATGAGCAACAACTCGTCGATGATCGGCACGACCGATCAAGAGTTCGAAGTCAAGTATCGCAACGCCCTGAACGGAGAGATTCAGCAGCTGCTGCTCGGCATGCAAGGCATTCAGAAGGCGAAAGTGCTTGTCAATCTCCCCGAAGAGAGCGTCTTTCTGAACGATTCGGAACGCGAACGCGCCACCGCGTCGGTCATGCTGACGTTCAAACCGAGCTTCCGCCCTTCCCAGGAGGAAATCGACAGCTACTTCAATCTGGTCAAGACTTCCGTCCCGAATTTAAGCGTGGAAGACATTACCATCACGAGCCAAAATTCGCAGCTCACCCCGTCCGCCGCGATCGGCGGAACCGGCGCGGTCAGCGGAACGCTTCTCGACCAGCAGTTCGAAGTGCAGCGCAAATTCGAGAACGGGATCAAAAACAATATCCAGCAATTCCTCTCCACGCTGGTCGGGATGGACAGCATGGTCGTCAGCGTCGTATCCTCGCTTAATTTCGACCAGAAGACGATGCAGGAGCAATTGGTTCAACCGTTGGAAAACAACGACAACCGCGGCATCATCATCAGCGAGTCCAACACGTCGGAAAGCTACGAAGGCACCGACGGCGCAGCTGGCGGCGTAGCCGGTACGGGAGAGACCGACATTACGAATTATCCGTCCGGAGGCGGTTCGACGGGAACGACGAGCGAACGGACGTCCACGACGACGAACTACGAGCCGAGCCGGGTCACGACTAACACGACGTTCGCCCCTTACCAGGTCAAGGACCTGTCCGTCAGCGTCGCGCTCGATTCTTCGAAGGTGACGCCGGAAACGCAGCAGGCGATCCAACAAAAGCTGGTCAACGACGTGCGCACGCTGTTGGCCGATTCCGGACAAGACTTGTCCGCGGAGGCGATGGCAAACCGGGTCTCCGTCATTACGCAGACGTTCGATGCGGCCGCAGACGAATCGTCCGGCATTTCGGCATCGACCTATTGGCTGGCGGGCTTGGGCGTTCTGGCGCTCGCGCTGCTCGCAGGCGGCGGATATTTCGTTTACCGCAGACGCAAAGCCGCTCGGGAAGCCGAAGCGGTGCCTGAAGATGTGCCGCGCGTCGAACTTCCGACGATCGACATCGACAGCGTTTCGAGCGAAAGCCAAGTTCGAAAGCAGCTGGAAGGATTGGCCAAGCGCAAGCCGGACGAATTCGTCAATTTGCTCCGGACGTGGCTTGTGGATGAATAG
- the fliG gene encoding flagellar motor switch protein FliG has translation MAKTGQYQLSGRQKAAILLITLGPEVSAQVFKHLRDDEIEQLTLEIANVRKVDSMEKEQILAEFHQICIAQEYISQGGIAYAKEILEKALGSQKASDILNRLTATLQVRPFDFARKAEPTQILNFIQNENPQTIALVLSYLQPDQSSAVLSSLPQDKQADVARRIALMDSTSPEVIAQVERVLEQKLSATVTQDYTNAGGIESIVQILNGVDRGTERTILDALEIQDPELAEEIKKRMFVFEDIVNLDNRSIQRIIRDIENADLQLALKVASEEVREAIFRNMSKRMSETFKEEMEYMGPVRLRDVEEAQTRIVATIRRLEEAGEIIIARGGGDDIIV, from the coding sequence ATGGCTAAAACGGGTCAGTATCAATTAAGCGGAAGGCAGAAAGCGGCCATTCTGCTCATTACGCTCGGGCCGGAAGTATCCGCTCAAGTGTTCAAGCATTTGCGGGACGACGAGATCGAGCAGCTGACGCTCGAAATCGCCAACGTCCGCAAAGTCGATTCGATGGAGAAAGAGCAGATTTTGGCGGAGTTCCATCAGATCTGCATCGCGCAGGAATACATTTCGCAGGGCGGCATCGCGTATGCGAAGGAAATTCTGGAGAAGGCGCTCGGTTCGCAGAAAGCGAGCGACATTCTCAATCGTTTGACGGCTACGCTGCAGGTACGGCCTTTCGATTTTGCCCGCAAGGCGGAACCGACGCAAATTTTGAACTTTATTCAAAACGAAAACCCGCAAACGATCGCGCTTGTGCTTTCCTACTTGCAGCCCGATCAATCCTCGGCCGTGCTCTCGTCGCTTCCGCAGGACAAGCAGGCGGACGTGGCGAGAAGGATCGCCCTGATGGACAGCACGTCACCGGAAGTGATCGCCCAGGTCGAACGGGTCCTGGAGCAAAAGCTGTCGGCGACGGTAACGCAGGATTACACGAACGCCGGCGGCATCGAATCGATCGTGCAAATTTTGAACGGCGTCGACCGGGGGACGGAGCGGACGATTTTGGACGCGCTGGAAATCCAGGACCCGGAGCTCGCCGAAGAAATCAAAAAGCGGATGTTCGTGTTCGAGGACATCGTCAATTTGGACAACCGCTCGATCCAGCGCATTATCCGGGACATCGAAAATGCCGATTTGCAGCTCGCGCTCAAGGTCGCCAGCGAGGAAGTGCGCGAAGCGATTTTCCGCAACATGTCCAAACGCATGTCGGAAACGTTCAAGGAAGAAATGGAATACATGGGGCCGGTTCGGCTTCGGGACGTCGAGGAAGCGCAGACGCGCATCGTAGCGACGATCCGCAGACTGGAAGAAGCGGGCGAGATCATTATCGCTCGAGGCGGAGGCGACGATATCATTGTCTAA
- a CDS encoding FliH/SctL family protein, translated as MSNLIKSSHVIPLEDLKRIELLRKATSPKNISDSDNANEGDSTIDVETVSLRDQILRDAEQTAEQIIAEARETADRLRSEAQEQADVWWQQRRQEDEQVVEQSRAAGYDAGYAQGAEDAERAVRGEWESRLQDAGTIVRQAYAAKDDIIRDAEHFLVELSCKIAEKVLARQFEQQPELTIELIKKALTRRKEQGVITLCVAPSQFAFVRASKEELALLVDSQAELQIVPDVSVAEGGCVIRSSFGSIDARIDTQMASIRQELLRVAAQSSEERETDEQNA; from the coding sequence TTGTCTAATCTGATCAAATCCTCCCATGTCATACCGTTGGAAGATTTGAAACGAATCGAGCTGCTGCGAAAGGCAACAAGTCCCAAAAATATTTCAGATTCCGACAATGCGAACGAAGGAGATTCGACGATTGATGTCGAAACAGTGTCGTTAAGGGATCAAATTTTGCGGGATGCCGAGCAAACCGCGGAACAAATCATTGCCGAAGCTCGCGAAACGGCCGACCGGCTGCGATCGGAGGCTCAGGAGCAGGCGGATGTCTGGTGGCAGCAACGGCGTCAGGAAGACGAACAAGTCGTGGAACAATCGCGAGCGGCCGGTTACGACGCGGGCTACGCGCAGGGCGCGGAGGATGCGGAGCGCGCGGTACGCGGCGAATGGGAGTCCAGACTCCAGGACGCGGGAACTATCGTTCGTCAGGCCTATGCGGCCAAAGACGATATCATCCGGGACGCAGAGCATTTCCTTGTCGAACTAAGCTGCAAAATCGCCGAGAAAGTGCTTGCCCGCCAGTTCGAGCAGCAGCCCGAGCTGACGATCGAGCTGATCAAGAAAGCTTTGACAAGGCGAAAGGAACAGGGCGTGATCACGCTGTGCGTCGCGCCGTCGCAATTCGCCTTTGTCCGGGCGTCGAAGGAAGAACTTGCGCTTTTGGTCGATTCCCAGGCGGAGCTGCAAATCGTCCCCGACGTTTCGGTCGCCGAAGGCGGCTGCGTCATTCGTTCCTCCTTCGGGAGCATCGACGCCCGAATCGACACGCAGATGGCTTCGATAAGACAAGAGCTGCTTCGGGTGGCGGCCCAATCTTCCGAGGAGAGGGAAACCGATGAGCAGAACGCTTGA
- the fliI gene encoding flagellar protein export ATPase FliI, translated as MSRTLDASKYSEALQHLDPVKVNGKVTQIIGLTVESEGPDAGIGDVCTIHPLKGGEPILAEVVGFRDNRVLLMPLGDLHSVGPGCEVVTTGRPLTVQVGSELLGKVLDGLGRPLDGSRLPGRMAHYSTHNSPGNPLLRPRVVEPLGTGVRCIDGLLTVGQGQRVGIFAGSGVGKSTLLGMVARNTSADVNVIALVGERGREVLEFIERDLGPEGLARSVVVVATSDQPALIRIKGALIATTIAEYFRDRGLNVMLMMDSVTRYAMAMREVGLAIGEPPATRGYTPSVFASLPKLLERAGTGPNGSITAFYTVLVDGDDMNEPIADAVRGILDGHIVLSRQLANKGHFPAIDVLASVSRVMKDIVSGEQQDAAEQLKRLLSIYKDSEDLINIGAYQRGSNPEIDKSIQFIDSINRFTRQKTTEKVTLSEVQERLVIDFYKR; from the coding sequence ATGAGCAGAACGCTTGACGCTTCCAAGTATTCGGAGGCGCTGCAGCACTTGGACCCTGTCAAGGTCAACGGCAAGGTGACCCAGATCATAGGTCTTACGGTGGAGTCCGAAGGGCCTGACGCAGGCATCGGCGACGTATGCACGATTCATCCGCTGAAGGGCGGAGAACCGATTTTGGCCGAAGTGGTCGGATTTCGCGACAATCGAGTGCTGTTGATGCCGTTGGGCGATCTGCATTCGGTCGGCCCGGGTTGCGAAGTCGTGACGACGGGCAGGCCGCTGACGGTGCAGGTCGGGTCCGAACTGCTCGGCAAAGTGCTGGACGGGCTCGGACGTCCCCTTGACGGAAGCCGGCTGCCCGGCCGAATGGCGCATTATTCGACCCATAACAGTCCCGGCAATCCGCTGCTCAGGCCGCGCGTCGTCGAACCTCTCGGAACCGGCGTCCGCTGCATCGACGGGTTGCTGACGGTCGGACAAGGCCAGCGCGTCGGGATCTTCGCGGGATCCGGCGTCGGAAAAAGCACGCTCCTCGGCATGGTCGCCCGCAACACGTCGGCCGACGTCAATGTGATCGCGCTCGTCGGCGAACGCGGCCGCGAGGTGCTCGAATTCATCGAGCGGGACCTCGGCCCGGAAGGGCTCGCGCGTTCGGTCGTCGTCGTGGCGACGTCCGATCAGCCGGCGCTGATCCGGATCAAGGGCGCGCTGATCGCCACCACGATCGCCGAATATTTTCGCGATCGCGGGCTGAACGTCATGCTGATGATGGATTCCGTCACCCGCTACGCGATGGCGATGCGCGAGGTCGGACTCGCCATCGGCGAGCCGCCGGCTACACGCGGCTACACGCCTTCGGTTTTCGCTTCGCTGCCGAAGCTGCTGGAACGGGCCGGCACCGGCCCGAACGGATCGATTACCGCCTTCTATACGGTACTCGTCGACGGCGACGACATGAACGAACCGATCGCGGATGCGGTCCGCGGCATTTTGGACGGTCATATCGTGCTCAGCCGGCAGCTCGCGAACAAGGGACATTTTCCCGCGATCGACGTGCTGGCGAGCGTCAGCCGGGTCATGAAGGACATCGTTTCCGGCGAGCAGCAGGACGCGGCGGAACAGCTTAAGCGATTGCTCTCTATTTATAAAGATTCGGAAGACCTGATCAATATTGGGGCGTACCAGCGCGGATCGAATCCGGAAATTGATAAATCGATCCAGTTTATCGACTCGATCAACCGGTTTACCCGGCAAAAGACGACCGAAAAAGTCACGCTATCGGAAGTTCAGGAGCGTTTGGTCATCGATTTTTACAAGAGATGA
- the fliJ gene encoding flagellar export protein FliJ, giving the protein MKFRYPLQKIVDLKESEKSMAEWEYASAIGNLRKEEHMLETLRREREEAERRLFEQAQRPTALSELQRMQQTIEWLDKGIRKQIEIVRQAERQTAERRDRLTDKMVDEKVWHNARDKALQRFRHEALQREQNELDEMAIMRSAAAARG; this is encoded by the coding sequence GTGAAATTTCGTTATCCTTTGCAAAAGATCGTCGATCTGAAGGAAAGCGAGAAGTCGATGGCTGAATGGGAGTACGCTTCCGCAATCGGAAATCTTCGCAAGGAAGAGCACATGCTGGAAACGCTGCGAAGGGAGAGGGAGGAAGCCGAACGCAGGCTGTTCGAGCAAGCCCAACGACCGACGGCGCTGTCCGAATTGCAGCGCATGCAGCAGACGATCGAATGGCTCGACAAAGGGATCCGCAAGCAGATCGAAATTGTCCGCCAGGCCGAAAGGCAAACGGCCGAACGAAGAGACCGGCTAACCGACAAAATGGTGGACGAAAAAGTCTGGCACAATGCGAGAGACAAGGCGCTTCAGCGTTTTCGCCATGAAGCTTTGCAGCGCGAACAGAACGAATTGGACGAAATGGCGATTATGCGCTCGGCCGCGGCCGCCCGCGGTTGA
- a CDS encoding magnesium transporter MgtE N-terminal domain-containing protein — translation MANADVEKSGYSGFERFLFFLTPILFTAVLLGILLIVFNPNWRQGALEVGNKIPLLNAVLPEPSGAAEGGGEVDTDQLTVDNAKEKVDELRAQLAEQEAALQQTTAQATAQQQTIANLEAQIAALTEQNEQQAITAEEYEARIRSLADMYGKMTASKAAPILESMTLEEAALVLGAMNDNARGRILERMTPAVAAEVTTRLKDADSVADQQIAALQARIRELEQQSNSDTSTLDTAQLKQTFTSMDPASAANLLLEMASTDQSKALRILGALEDATRSSILSAMSSLSTEDNKTAASLIAKLMPANP, via the coding sequence GTGGCGAATGCAGACGTGGAAAAAAGCGGGTATTCCGGTTTCGAGCGGTTCCTCTTTTTTCTGACCCCCATATTGTTTACGGCTGTATTATTAGGCATTTTGCTTATCGTGTTCAACCCGAACTGGCGCCAGGGGGCGCTTGAAGTCGGCAACAAAATCCCGCTTTTGAACGCGGTGCTCCCGGAACCTTCGGGTGCAGCGGAAGGCGGGGGAGAGGTCGATACCGACCAGCTCACAGTTGACAATGCAAAGGAGAAAGTTGACGAACTAAGGGCTCAGCTCGCCGAGCAGGAAGCGGCATTGCAGCAGACGACGGCGCAGGCGACCGCCCAGCAGCAGACAATCGCAAACCTGGAAGCCCAAATCGCGGCGCTGACCGAACAAAACGAGCAGCAGGCGATCACGGCGGAGGAATACGAGGCGCGCATTCGATCGCTGGCGGATATGTACGGGAAGATGACGGCCAGCAAGGCGGCTCCGATTCTGGAAAGCATGACGCTCGAAGAAGCGGCGCTCGTTCTCGGAGCGATGAACGATAACGCCCGCGGCCGGATTCTGGAAAGGATGACGCCCGCCGTCGCGGCCGAAGTGACGACCCGGCTGAAAGACGCCGATTCGGTGGCGGATCAGCAAATCGCGGCGCTGCAGGCGAGAATCCGGGAGCTTGAGCAGCAAAGCAATTCCGATACGTCGACGCTCGATACGGCGCAGCTGAAGCAGACGTTCACGTCGATGGATCCCGCCAGCGCGGCCAATCTGTTGCTGGAAATGGCGTCGACGGATCAAAGCAAGGCGCTGCGCATTCTGGGAGCGCTTGAAGATGCGACGCGCTCGAGCATTTTGTCGGCGATGTCCTCCTTGTCGACCGAAGACAACAAAACGGCGGCAAGCTTGATTGCCAAGCTCATGCCCGCAAATCCATAA